One genomic segment of Ipomoea triloba cultivar NCNSP0323 chromosome 9, ASM357664v1 includes these proteins:
- the LOC116030588 gene encoding receptor-like protein 12, which translates to MQLTSFLLLLVIFSLPLQMQALERAEGRALLQWKETLSNTDGVLDSWSLSNFKNICNWTGITCNTAKYVSKMNLSGYNFNLTGTLHNFGFVSFPNLSHLVLSNNSFSGSIPSAIANLTKLTFLDLSLNYFESSIPLGITKLTRLRYLNLDGNNLNGTIPNQISHLHNLQHLDISFNLFGGQLSESIFSNLSKLQSFHCRLNFFQGPFPTNFTSLSMLKIIELYDNHFYGIIPQEVSRLTNLIDLDLGRNNFWGAIPPQIGNLNNLEKLCLESNHFSGPMPSAFGNLTNLINLLLAHNNLSTTLESLLLCNFNSLGVLDLSRNNLRGPLPQSLWNFSKNLWFVDFSRNKFEGTIPGEFAEKNNLKFINLKGNHLGGPLPRGLLNCSILEVLDVGNNKLVGSFPHWLDVLSHLEVLILRSNRFYGTVGTSNTKCPFPKMRIFDISHNEFTGALPRYYLENFEWMQNESATDDYIMLSPDDYIDLVLKTTEHPVQTYHLFRFLDFSNNHFHGEIPESIGKLHYIRFLNLSHNQLIGNIPSWLGNLSNLEALDLSSNQLVGKIPEQLATLTFLAVLNLSYNHLVGPIPHGPQFNTFNNDSYLGNTALCGFPLTIQCQGSNNRSQPQTPAPNGEEDSGNFEGGFGWRSVVIGYCSCMPFGIFVGYLAFLYGRPKWFVRLVAPVRTLRNKK; encoded by the coding sequence ATGCAGCTcacttcttttcttcttcttcttgttattTTTTCCCTTCCATTACAGATGCAAGCTTTAGAAAGAGCAGAGGGAAGAGCCCTCCTTCAGTGGAAGGAAACCTTATCCAATACTGATGGTGTTCTTGATTCATGGTCCCTTTCCAACTTCAAAAACATTTGTAATTGGACAGGTATCACTTGTAATACTGCGAAGTATGTTTCTAAGATGAACTTGAGTGGTTATAATTTCAACCTCACAGGTACCCTTCACAACTTTGGTTTTGTTTCATTCCCGAATCTTAGCCATTTAGTCCTCTCTAATAATAGTTTCAGTGGATCAATTCCATCTGCTATTGCTAACCTCACCAAACTCACATTCTTGGACCTTAGTCTAAACTATTTTGAATCTAGTATACCACTAGGGATTACAAAGTTAACAAGACTCCGATATTTGAACCTCGATGGAAACAATCTCAATGGCACTATTCCCAATCAGATCAGTCATCTTCACAACCTTCAACACCTCGATATATCATTTAATCTTTTCGGTGGCCAACTTTCAGAATCAATATTCTCAAATCTAAGCAAGCTTCAGTCTTTCCATTgtagattaaatttttttcaaggCCCTTTTCCAACCAATTTTACCAGCCTTTCAATGCTTAAGATAATTGAGCTATATGATAACCACTTCTATGGCATTATACCTCAAGAAGTTAGTCGACTGACAAATTTAATAGACCTTGATCTTGGTCGGAATAACTTCTGGGGTGCCATTCCACCACAAATTGGAAATCTGAACAACTTGGAGAAACTTTGTCTTGAAAGCAACCATTTTTCTGGGCCTATGCCTTCTGCATTTGGAAATCTGACAAATCTGATTAACTTGTTACTTGCTCACAACAATCTAAGTACCACCCTAGAGTCATTATTGTTATGCAATTTCAACTCTCTGGGAGTTCTTGATCTGTCTAGAAACAATTTGCGAGGTCCACTACCTCAAAGTTTATGGAACTTCAGCAAAAACCTTTGGTTTGTGGATTTTTCACGAAACAAATTTGAGGGAACTATTCCTGGAGAATTTGCAGAGAAAAACAACTTAAAGTTTATCAATTTGAAGGGAAATCACTTGGGAGGGCCATTGCCTCGAGGCCTACTAAATTGTAGCATCCTTGAGGTTTTAGATGTTGGAAACAACAAGTTGGTTGGTTCtttcccacattggttggaTGTTCTATCTCATTTGGAGGTACTTATCTTGAGATCTAATCGATTTTATGGCACAGTAGGCACTTCCAACACTAAATGCCCATTCCCAAAGATGCGTATATTTGATATCTCCCACAACGAGTTCACAGGTGCTTTGCCAAGGTATTACTTGGAGAATTTTGAATGGATGCAGAATGAAAGTGCTACTGATGATTACATAATGCTCTCCCCAGATGATTATATAGACCTTGTGTTGAAAACGACGGAGCATCCAGTGCAGACCTACCATTTGTTTAGATTTCTTGATTTCTCCAATAACCACTTTCATGGGGAGATTCCAGAATCTATAGGAAAGCTACACTACATCAGGTTTTTGAATTTATCCCATAACCAATTGATCGGAAATATTCCATCATGGTTAGGAAATTTATCTAATCTTGAGGCGCTTGATCTGTCATCGAACCAACTAGTGGGTAAAATTCCTGAACAGCTTGCAACGTTGACATTTCTAGCTGTACTAAACCTCTCCTATAATCATCTCGTTGGTCCTATTCCACACGGCCCGCAATTTAACACTTTCAACAATGACTCTTATTTGGGAAACACAGCTCTGTGTGGATTCCCATTGACGATACAATGTCAAGGCAGCAATAATCGGTCACAACCCCAAACACCAGCACCAAATGGAGAGGAGGATTCAGGAAATTTTGAGGGCGGATTTGGGTGGCGAAGTGTTGTTataggatactgcagttgcatGCCATTTGGTATTTTTGTGGGATATCTTGCATTTTTGTATGGAAGACCAAAATGGTTTGTAAGGTTAGTGGCACCAGTTAGGACACTTAGGAATAAGAAGTAG